One genomic region from Saprospiraceae bacterium encodes:
- a CDS encoding cytochrome B: MYSIIKHLHSGIRWLLLIALIWAIYDAYNKWKSSIAYNKEHSRPSFLAFVLAHTQLLIGIILFFITPRITQSEGMMKDKVMRFFAVEHPTMMLIALGLITIGYLQAKRNQNGLAFKKIFWYYLIALIIILVSIPWPFQQYTSGWF; this comes from the coding sequence ATGTATAGTATCATCAAACATCTTCATTCAGGAATCAGATGGCTGCTTTTAATAGCCCTGATCTGGGCAATCTATGATGCATATAACAAGTGGAAATCCAGCATTGCTTATAATAAAGAACACAGCCGACCCTCATTTTTAGCTTTTGTGCTGGCTCACACACAATTATTGATTGGGATTATACTCTTTTTCATCACTCCACGGATCACGCAAAGTGAAGGCATGATGAAAGATAAAGTCATGCGATTTTTTGCGGTCGAACATCCGACCATGATGTTGATCGCATTAGGTCTTATTACGATAGGTTATCTCCAGGCCAAGAGAAATCAAAACGGTCTCGCGTTCAAAAAAATATTCTGGTATTACCTTATTGCACTAATTATCATTTTGGTCAGTATACCATGGCCCTTTCAGCAATATACCTCAGGTTGGTTTTAG